A window of the Anoplolepis gracilipes chromosome 11, ASM4749672v1, whole genome shotgun sequence genome harbors these coding sequences:
- the LOC140670788 gene encoding interference hedgehog isoform X7 has translation MHSSECVKMTSIFPLCGIVILLYGPIACVCGDRPDFGMSFTRHPQPLAAPLNDDVNFECSLSLAAERFAWHHRPLNSKKWIPLFHPTNSSGKTSRHVVNFDNKSKAGDYRCIAFFGTSGLASDPAKLTLATLDEFSDKNDVFIEVTESNTVPITCPVPYSEPEAIVQFYKNGVLIEDANLVNSKTMVIKSVRLADSGLYHCSANNYITQQFFTSNHKTILSVHANATFQMPYFIKHPQSQYTVLPGRNITLECFGAGYPVPHISWTRVGSPLPPKSEKSFTGLTIVHVQPSDRGEYDCIWSTNEGWQIKSAIILNVAEPPRVTRQPKASTFSEGGELELSCSVTGDPEPSIEWLINGKSLVSNKNQEVRGPTLLISEVEKKHAGIVQCVANNAYGSHSGYNLLQVNPKQHVLGGTTESRPDYGTVSRHKHTRGGGRRRNKEGKKKGAVVLVPPNQPNVTRLSDVSVMVRWSVPENNGLPIQFFKVQYRELGQKMNGKQAKWMTANSEIPNHVRSFEVTDLQPDHTYRFRIAAVYSNNDNKLSPNSVRFHLNRDTGIESNKMPIPLLTNTEALGPHEVLLMWQNPDRTAKIDGFYIYHRASTTAGEYLKTTVEGKDAYNMTISHLQSETVYEFKIQSFSVDAASEFSQILRQKTGKSIEEHPVQQVIAENKVRPSESNKNVSIQVIIGGVFGGAIVLVALAFVAGCLYKRAKYKQNQESQSEGKPITNGRVMNGGVTDSKINITSNPLAGLDASEDIIQPKF, from the exons ATGCATTCATCAG AATGTGTCAAGATGACATCTATCTTCCCTTTATGTGGCATCGTTATCCTACTCTATGGTCCGATCGCATGTGTATGCG gGGACAGACCGGACTTTGGTATGTCCTTTACCCGACACCCGCAGCCTTTAGCCGCTCCCTTAAATGACGACGTAAATTTCGAGTGCAGTCTCAGTCTCGCCGCCGAACGTTTCGCGTGGCACCACAGACCCCTGAATTCAAAAAAGTGGATACCGCTGTTCCATCCCACGAACAGCAGCGGCAAAACCTCGCGGCATGTTGTTAATTTCGACAACAAGTCAAAGGCCGGGGACTATCGTTGCATCGCGTTCTTTG GTACGAGCGGTTTAGCGTCAGATCCAGCGAAACTGACTCTCGCGACGTTAGATGAATTCTCCGATAAAAACGACGTCTTCATCGAAGTGACGGAAAGTAACACCGTACCCATCACGTGCCCCGTACCGTATTCCGAGCCGGAAGCTATAGTGCAGTTTTACAAGAACGGCGTGCTCATCGAGGATGCAAATCTTGTGAACAGCAAAACTATGGTCATCAAGAGTGTCAGATTGGCGGACAGCGGATTGTATCACTGCAGCGCGAACAATTACATAACCCAACAGTTTTTCACGAGTAACCATAAGACAATTTTGAGCGTACACGCAAACGCGACTTTTCAGATGCCATATTTTATCAAGCATCCGCAATCGCAATACACAGTTCTGCCCGGTAGAAACATTACGTTGGAGTGTTTTGGCGCCGGTTATCCGGTGCCGCACATCAGCTGGACCCGTGTGGGCAGTCCTCTACCACCAAAATCGGAAAAATCCTTCACCGGTCTAACGATAGTCCACGTACAACCATCTGATCGCGGGGAATACGATTGCATATGGAGTACCAATGAAGGCTGGCAGATCAAATCTGCAATCATCTTGAATGTCGCAGAGCCACCAAGAGTCACAAGACAACCAAAAGCGTCCACGTTTTCCGAGGGCGGTGAATTAGAACTTTCGTGTAGCGTGACAGGTGACCCGGAACCGAGTATCGAGTGGCTTATCAATGGAAAATCCTTGGTGTCTAACAAGAATCAGGAGGTCAGGGGCCCCACTCTTCTCATATCCGAAGTTGAGAAGAAACACGCTGGGATTGTTCAGTGCGTGGCCAATAATGCGTACGGATCGCATTCGGGATATAACTTACTGCAAGTCAATCCGAAGCAACATGTTCTCGGTGGCACAACCGAGTCGAGACCGGACTACGGGACTGTGTCGAGGCACAAACATACCAGGGGCGGTGGTAGGCGCAGAaataaagaaggaaaaaagaaggGCGCAG TAGTTTTGGTACCTCCAAATCAGCCCAATGTCACAAGATTATCCGATGTCTCCGTCATGGTACGATGGTCGGTGCCGGAAAACAACGGTTTGCCGATACAATTCTTCAAAGTTCAATACCGAGAACTCGGCCAGAAGATGAACGGCAAACAGGCAAAGTGGATGACTGCCAATTCCGAGATACCGAATCACGTGCGGTCTTTCGAAGTGACCGACTTGCAGCCTGATCATACTTATCGATTTAGGATTGCCGCGGTGTACTCGAACAACGATAACAAATTGAGCCCGAATTCCGTGCGTTTCCATCTTAACAGGGACACCGGCATCGAGAGCAATAAAATGCCGATACCTTTATTGACTAATACCGAAGCGCTGGGGCCGCATGAAGTATTATTGATGTGGCAAAATCCCGACAGAACGGCCAAAATTGACGgattttacatatatcatcGGGCTTCCACTACAGCCGGCGAATATCTTAAAACCACTGTCGAGGGAAAAGACGCCTACAACATGACCATCTCTCACTTACAATCTGAAACTGTTTACGAATTCAAGATCCAGAGTTTTTCCGTGGATGCGGCATCGGAATTTTCCCAAATATTACGGCAGAAAACTGGAAAGAGCATCGAAGAACATCCGGTTCAACAAGTGATAGCGGAAAATAAAGTAAGACCGAGCGAAAGTAACAAGAATGTCAGTATACAAGTTATAATCGGTGGAGTATTCGGAGGAGCTATCGTTTTAGTTGCTCTCGCCTTTGTAGCGggatgtttatataaaagagcAAAGTATAAACAAAATCAGGAATCCCAAAGTGAAG GTAAACCGATAACAAATGGACGAGTAATGAATGGTGGAGTTACAGATTCCAAAATTAACATTACGTCTAATCCACTTGCCGGTCTTGATGCATCTGAAGATATTATTCAGCCTAAG TTTTAG
- the LOC140670788 gene encoding interference hedgehog isoform X5, with product MHSSECVKMTSIFPLCGIVILLYGPIACVCGDRPDFGMSFTRHPQPLAAPLNDDVNFECSLSLAAERFAWHHRPLNSKKWIPLFHPTNSSGKTSRHVVNFDNKSKAGDYRCIAFFGTSGLASDPAKLTLATLDEFSDKNDVFIEVTESNTVPITCPVPYSEPEAIVQFYKNGVLIEDANLVNSKTMVIKSVRLADSGLYHCSANNYITQQFFTSNHKTILSVHANATFQMPYFIKHPQSQYTVLPGRNITLECFGAGYPVPHISWTRVGSPLPPKSEKSFTGLTIVHVQPSDRGEYDCIWSTNEGWQIKSAIILNVAEPPRVTRQPKASTFSEGGELELSCSVTGDPEPSIEWLINGKSLVSNKNQEVRGPTLLISEVEKKHAGIVQCVANNAYGSHSGYNLLQVNPKQHVLGGTTESRPDYGTVSRHKHTRGGGRRRNKEGKKKGAVVLVPPNQPNVTRLSDVSVMVRWSVPENNGLPIQFFKVQYRELGQKMNGKQAKWMTANSEIPNHVRSFEVTDLQPDHTYRFRIAAVYSNNDNKLSPNSVRFHLNRDTGIESNKMPIPLLTNTEALGPHEVLLMWQNPDRTAKIDGFYIYHRASTTAGEYLKTTVEGKDAYNMTISHLQSETVYEFKIQSFSVDAASEFSQILRQKTGKSIEEHPVQQVIAENKVRPSESNKNVSIQVIIGGVFGGAIVLVALAFVAGCLYKRAKYKQNQESQSEGKPITNGRVMNGGVTDSKINITSNPLAGLDASEDIIQPKVSI from the exons ATGCATTCATCAG AATGTGTCAAGATGACATCTATCTTCCCTTTATGTGGCATCGTTATCCTACTCTATGGTCCGATCGCATGTGTATGCG gGGACAGACCGGACTTTGGTATGTCCTTTACCCGACACCCGCAGCCTTTAGCCGCTCCCTTAAATGACGACGTAAATTTCGAGTGCAGTCTCAGTCTCGCCGCCGAACGTTTCGCGTGGCACCACAGACCCCTGAATTCAAAAAAGTGGATACCGCTGTTCCATCCCACGAACAGCAGCGGCAAAACCTCGCGGCATGTTGTTAATTTCGACAACAAGTCAAAGGCCGGGGACTATCGTTGCATCGCGTTCTTTG GTACGAGCGGTTTAGCGTCAGATCCAGCGAAACTGACTCTCGCGACGTTAGATGAATTCTCCGATAAAAACGACGTCTTCATCGAAGTGACGGAAAGTAACACCGTACCCATCACGTGCCCCGTACCGTATTCCGAGCCGGAAGCTATAGTGCAGTTTTACAAGAACGGCGTGCTCATCGAGGATGCAAATCTTGTGAACAGCAAAACTATGGTCATCAAGAGTGTCAGATTGGCGGACAGCGGATTGTATCACTGCAGCGCGAACAATTACATAACCCAACAGTTTTTCACGAGTAACCATAAGACAATTTTGAGCGTACACGCAAACGCGACTTTTCAGATGCCATATTTTATCAAGCATCCGCAATCGCAATACACAGTTCTGCCCGGTAGAAACATTACGTTGGAGTGTTTTGGCGCCGGTTATCCGGTGCCGCACATCAGCTGGACCCGTGTGGGCAGTCCTCTACCACCAAAATCGGAAAAATCCTTCACCGGTCTAACGATAGTCCACGTACAACCATCTGATCGCGGGGAATACGATTGCATATGGAGTACCAATGAAGGCTGGCAGATCAAATCTGCAATCATCTTGAATGTCGCAGAGCCACCAAGAGTCACAAGACAACCAAAAGCGTCCACGTTTTCCGAGGGCGGTGAATTAGAACTTTCGTGTAGCGTGACAGGTGACCCGGAACCGAGTATCGAGTGGCTTATCAATGGAAAATCCTTGGTGTCTAACAAGAATCAGGAGGTCAGGGGCCCCACTCTTCTCATATCCGAAGTTGAGAAGAAACACGCTGGGATTGTTCAGTGCGTGGCCAATAATGCGTACGGATCGCATTCGGGATATAACTTACTGCAAGTCAATCCGAAGCAACATGTTCTCGGTGGCACAACCGAGTCGAGACCGGACTACGGGACTGTGTCGAGGCACAAACATACCAGGGGCGGTGGTAGGCGCAGAaataaagaaggaaaaaagaaggGCGCAG TAGTTTTGGTACCTCCAAATCAGCCCAATGTCACAAGATTATCCGATGTCTCCGTCATGGTACGATGGTCGGTGCCGGAAAACAACGGTTTGCCGATACAATTCTTCAAAGTTCAATACCGAGAACTCGGCCAGAAGATGAACGGCAAACAGGCAAAGTGGATGACTGCCAATTCCGAGATACCGAATCACGTGCGGTCTTTCGAAGTGACCGACTTGCAGCCTGATCATACTTATCGATTTAGGATTGCCGCGGTGTACTCGAACAACGATAACAAATTGAGCCCGAATTCCGTGCGTTTCCATCTTAACAGGGACACCGGCATCGAGAGCAATAAAATGCCGATACCTTTATTGACTAATACCGAAGCGCTGGGGCCGCATGAAGTATTATTGATGTGGCAAAATCCCGACAGAACGGCCAAAATTGACGgattttacatatatcatcGGGCTTCCACTACAGCCGGCGAATATCTTAAAACCACTGTCGAGGGAAAAGACGCCTACAACATGACCATCTCTCACTTACAATCTGAAACTGTTTACGAATTCAAGATCCAGAGTTTTTCCGTGGATGCGGCATCGGAATTTTCCCAAATATTACGGCAGAAAACTGGAAAGAGCATCGAAGAACATCCGGTTCAACAAGTGATAGCGGAAAATAAAGTAAGACCGAGCGAAAGTAACAAGAATGTCAGTATACAAGTTATAATCGGTGGAGTATTCGGAGGAGCTATCGTTTTAGTTGCTCTCGCCTTTGTAGCGggatgtttatataaaagagcAAAGTATAAACAAAATCAGGAATCCCAAAGTGAAG GTAAACCGATAACAAATGGACGAGTAATGAATGGTGGAGTTACAGATTCCAAAATTAACATTACGTCTAATCCACTTGCCGGTCTTGATGCATCTGAAGATATTATTCAGCCTAAGGTCAGTATTT AG
- the LOC140670788 gene encoding interference hedgehog isoform X6, with amino-acid sequence MHSSECVKMTSIFPLCGIVILLYGPIACVCGDRPDFGMSFTRHPQPLAAPLNDDVNFECSLSLAAERFAWHHRPLNSKKWIPLFHPTNSSGKTSRHVVNFDNKSKAGDYRCIAFFGTSGLASDPAKLTLATLDEFSDKNDVFIEVTESNTVPITCPVPYSEPEAIVQFYKNGVLIEDANLVNSKTMVIKSVRLADSGLYHCSANNYITQQFFTSNHKTILSVHANATFQMPYFIKHPQSQYTVLPGRNITLECFGAGYPVPHISWTRVGSPLPPKSEKSFTGLTIVHVQPSDRGEYDCIWSTNEGWQIKSAIILNVAEPPRVTRQPKASTFSEGGELELSCSVTGDPEPSIEWLINGKSLVSNKNQEVRGPTLLISEVEKKHAGIVQCVANNAYGSHSGYNLLQVNPKQHVLGGTTESRPDYGTVSRHKHTRGGGRRRNKEGKKKGAVVLVPPNQPNVTRLSDVSVMVRWSVPENNGLPIQFFKVQYRELGQKMNGKQAKWMTANSEIPNHVRSFEVTDLQPDHTYRFRIAAVYSNNDNKLSPNSVRFHLNRDTGIESNKMPIPLLTNTEALGPHEVLLMWQNPDRTAKIDGFYIYHRASTTAGEYLKTTVEGKDAYNMTISHLQSETVYEFKIQSFSVDAASEFSQILRQKTGKSIEEHPVQQVIAENKVRPSESNKNVSIQVIIGGVFGGAIVLVALAFVAGCLYKRAKYKQNQESQSEGKPITNGRVMNGGVTDSKINITSNPLAGLDASEDIIQPKI; translated from the exons ATGCATTCATCAG AATGTGTCAAGATGACATCTATCTTCCCTTTATGTGGCATCGTTATCCTACTCTATGGTCCGATCGCATGTGTATGCG gGGACAGACCGGACTTTGGTATGTCCTTTACCCGACACCCGCAGCCTTTAGCCGCTCCCTTAAATGACGACGTAAATTTCGAGTGCAGTCTCAGTCTCGCCGCCGAACGTTTCGCGTGGCACCACAGACCCCTGAATTCAAAAAAGTGGATACCGCTGTTCCATCCCACGAACAGCAGCGGCAAAACCTCGCGGCATGTTGTTAATTTCGACAACAAGTCAAAGGCCGGGGACTATCGTTGCATCGCGTTCTTTG GTACGAGCGGTTTAGCGTCAGATCCAGCGAAACTGACTCTCGCGACGTTAGATGAATTCTCCGATAAAAACGACGTCTTCATCGAAGTGACGGAAAGTAACACCGTACCCATCACGTGCCCCGTACCGTATTCCGAGCCGGAAGCTATAGTGCAGTTTTACAAGAACGGCGTGCTCATCGAGGATGCAAATCTTGTGAACAGCAAAACTATGGTCATCAAGAGTGTCAGATTGGCGGACAGCGGATTGTATCACTGCAGCGCGAACAATTACATAACCCAACAGTTTTTCACGAGTAACCATAAGACAATTTTGAGCGTACACGCAAACGCGACTTTTCAGATGCCATATTTTATCAAGCATCCGCAATCGCAATACACAGTTCTGCCCGGTAGAAACATTACGTTGGAGTGTTTTGGCGCCGGTTATCCGGTGCCGCACATCAGCTGGACCCGTGTGGGCAGTCCTCTACCACCAAAATCGGAAAAATCCTTCACCGGTCTAACGATAGTCCACGTACAACCATCTGATCGCGGGGAATACGATTGCATATGGAGTACCAATGAAGGCTGGCAGATCAAATCTGCAATCATCTTGAATGTCGCAGAGCCACCAAGAGTCACAAGACAACCAAAAGCGTCCACGTTTTCCGAGGGCGGTGAATTAGAACTTTCGTGTAGCGTGACAGGTGACCCGGAACCGAGTATCGAGTGGCTTATCAATGGAAAATCCTTGGTGTCTAACAAGAATCAGGAGGTCAGGGGCCCCACTCTTCTCATATCCGAAGTTGAGAAGAAACACGCTGGGATTGTTCAGTGCGTGGCCAATAATGCGTACGGATCGCATTCGGGATATAACTTACTGCAAGTCAATCCGAAGCAACATGTTCTCGGTGGCACAACCGAGTCGAGACCGGACTACGGGACTGTGTCGAGGCACAAACATACCAGGGGCGGTGGTAGGCGCAGAaataaagaaggaaaaaagaaggGCGCAG TAGTTTTGGTACCTCCAAATCAGCCCAATGTCACAAGATTATCCGATGTCTCCGTCATGGTACGATGGTCGGTGCCGGAAAACAACGGTTTGCCGATACAATTCTTCAAAGTTCAATACCGAGAACTCGGCCAGAAGATGAACGGCAAACAGGCAAAGTGGATGACTGCCAATTCCGAGATACCGAATCACGTGCGGTCTTTCGAAGTGACCGACTTGCAGCCTGATCATACTTATCGATTTAGGATTGCCGCGGTGTACTCGAACAACGATAACAAATTGAGCCCGAATTCCGTGCGTTTCCATCTTAACAGGGACACCGGCATCGAGAGCAATAAAATGCCGATACCTTTATTGACTAATACCGAAGCGCTGGGGCCGCATGAAGTATTATTGATGTGGCAAAATCCCGACAGAACGGCCAAAATTGACGgattttacatatatcatcGGGCTTCCACTACAGCCGGCGAATATCTTAAAACCACTGTCGAGGGAAAAGACGCCTACAACATGACCATCTCTCACTTACAATCTGAAACTGTTTACGAATTCAAGATCCAGAGTTTTTCCGTGGATGCGGCATCGGAATTTTCCCAAATATTACGGCAGAAAACTGGAAAGAGCATCGAAGAACATCCGGTTCAACAAGTGATAGCGGAAAATAAAGTAAGACCGAGCGAAAGTAACAAGAATGTCAGTATACAAGTTATAATCGGTGGAGTATTCGGAGGAGCTATCGTTTTAGTTGCTCTCGCCTTTGTAGCGggatgtttatataaaagagcAAAGTATAAACAAAATCAGGAATCCCAAAGTGAAG GTAAACCGATAACAAATGGACGAGTAATGAATGGTGGAGTTACAGATTCCAAAATTAACATTACGTCTAATCCACTTGCCGGTCTTGATGCATCTGAAGATATTATTCAGCCTAAG ATCTGA
- the LOC140670788 gene encoding interference hedgehog isoform X4, giving the protein MHSSECVKMTSIFPLCGIVILLYGPIACVCGDRPDFGMSFTRHPQPLAAPLNDDVNFECSLSLAAERFAWHHRPLNSKKWIPLFHPTNSSGKTSRHVVNFDNKSKAGDYRCIAFFGTSGLASDPAKLTLATLDEFSDKNDVFIEVTESNTVPITCPVPYSEPEAIVQFYKNGVLIEDANLVNSKTMVIKSVRLADSGLYHCSANNYITQQFFTSNHKTILSVHANATFQMPYFIKHPQSQYTVLPGRNITLECFGAGYPVPHISWTRVGSPLPPKSEKSFTGLTIVHVQPSDRGEYDCIWSTNEGWQIKSAIILNVAEPPRVTRQPKASTFSEGGELELSCSVTGDPEPSIEWLINGKSLVSNKNQEVRGPTLLISEVEKKHAGIVQCVANNAYGSHSGYNLLQVNPKQHVLGGTTESRPDYGTVSRHKHTRGGGRRRNKEGKKKGAVVLVPPNQPNVTRLSDVSVMVRWSVPENNGLPIQFFKVQYRELGQKMNGKQAKWMTANSEIPNHVRSFEVTDLQPDHTYRFRIAAVYSNNDNKLSPNSVRFHLNRDTGIESNKMPIPLLTNTEALGPHEVLLMWQNPDRTAKIDGFYIYHRASTTAGEYLKTTVEGKDAYNMTISHLQSETVYEFKIQSFSVDAASEFSQILRQKTGKSIEEHPVQQVIAENKVRPSESNKNVSIQVIIGGVFGGAIVLVALAFVAGCLYKRAKYKQNQESQSEGKPITNGRVMNGGVTDSKINITSNPLAGLDASEDIIQPKVSIFLALVARCSLILLALCTLSGAAFLLFFRTRHTHVTPYTL; this is encoded by the exons ATGCATTCATCAG AATGTGTCAAGATGACATCTATCTTCCCTTTATGTGGCATCGTTATCCTACTCTATGGTCCGATCGCATGTGTATGCG gGGACAGACCGGACTTTGGTATGTCCTTTACCCGACACCCGCAGCCTTTAGCCGCTCCCTTAAATGACGACGTAAATTTCGAGTGCAGTCTCAGTCTCGCCGCCGAACGTTTCGCGTGGCACCACAGACCCCTGAATTCAAAAAAGTGGATACCGCTGTTCCATCCCACGAACAGCAGCGGCAAAACCTCGCGGCATGTTGTTAATTTCGACAACAAGTCAAAGGCCGGGGACTATCGTTGCATCGCGTTCTTTG GTACGAGCGGTTTAGCGTCAGATCCAGCGAAACTGACTCTCGCGACGTTAGATGAATTCTCCGATAAAAACGACGTCTTCATCGAAGTGACGGAAAGTAACACCGTACCCATCACGTGCCCCGTACCGTATTCCGAGCCGGAAGCTATAGTGCAGTTTTACAAGAACGGCGTGCTCATCGAGGATGCAAATCTTGTGAACAGCAAAACTATGGTCATCAAGAGTGTCAGATTGGCGGACAGCGGATTGTATCACTGCAGCGCGAACAATTACATAACCCAACAGTTTTTCACGAGTAACCATAAGACAATTTTGAGCGTACACGCAAACGCGACTTTTCAGATGCCATATTTTATCAAGCATCCGCAATCGCAATACACAGTTCTGCCCGGTAGAAACATTACGTTGGAGTGTTTTGGCGCCGGTTATCCGGTGCCGCACATCAGCTGGACCCGTGTGGGCAGTCCTCTACCACCAAAATCGGAAAAATCCTTCACCGGTCTAACGATAGTCCACGTACAACCATCTGATCGCGGGGAATACGATTGCATATGGAGTACCAATGAAGGCTGGCAGATCAAATCTGCAATCATCTTGAATGTCGCAGAGCCACCAAGAGTCACAAGACAACCAAAAGCGTCCACGTTTTCCGAGGGCGGTGAATTAGAACTTTCGTGTAGCGTGACAGGTGACCCGGAACCGAGTATCGAGTGGCTTATCAATGGAAAATCCTTGGTGTCTAACAAGAATCAGGAGGTCAGGGGCCCCACTCTTCTCATATCCGAAGTTGAGAAGAAACACGCTGGGATTGTTCAGTGCGTGGCCAATAATGCGTACGGATCGCATTCGGGATATAACTTACTGCAAGTCAATCCGAAGCAACATGTTCTCGGTGGCACAACCGAGTCGAGACCGGACTACGGGACTGTGTCGAGGCACAAACATACCAGGGGCGGTGGTAGGCGCAGAaataaagaaggaaaaaagaaggGCGCAG TAGTTTTGGTACCTCCAAATCAGCCCAATGTCACAAGATTATCCGATGTCTCCGTCATGGTACGATGGTCGGTGCCGGAAAACAACGGTTTGCCGATACAATTCTTCAAAGTTCAATACCGAGAACTCGGCCAGAAGATGAACGGCAAACAGGCAAAGTGGATGACTGCCAATTCCGAGATACCGAATCACGTGCGGTCTTTCGAAGTGACCGACTTGCAGCCTGATCATACTTATCGATTTAGGATTGCCGCGGTGTACTCGAACAACGATAACAAATTGAGCCCGAATTCCGTGCGTTTCCATCTTAACAGGGACACCGGCATCGAGAGCAATAAAATGCCGATACCTTTATTGACTAATACCGAAGCGCTGGGGCCGCATGAAGTATTATTGATGTGGCAAAATCCCGACAGAACGGCCAAAATTGACGgattttacatatatcatcGGGCTTCCACTACAGCCGGCGAATATCTTAAAACCACTGTCGAGGGAAAAGACGCCTACAACATGACCATCTCTCACTTACAATCTGAAACTGTTTACGAATTCAAGATCCAGAGTTTTTCCGTGGATGCGGCATCGGAATTTTCCCAAATATTACGGCAGAAAACTGGAAAGAGCATCGAAGAACATCCGGTTCAACAAGTGATAGCGGAAAATAAAGTAAGACCGAGCGAAAGTAACAAGAATGTCAGTATACAAGTTATAATCGGTGGAGTATTCGGAGGAGCTATCGTTTTAGTTGCTCTCGCCTTTGTAGCGggatgtttatataaaagagcAAAGTATAAACAAAATCAGGAATCCCAAAGTGAAG GTAAACCGATAACAAATGGACGAGTAATGAATGGTGGAGTTACAGATTCCAAAATTAACATTACGTCTAATCCACTTGCCGGTCTTGATGCATCTGAAGATATTATTCAGCCTAAGGTCAGTATTT TTTTAGCATTGGTCGCGCGCTGCTCTTTAATTCTACTCGCTCTCTGCACTCTCTCTGGAGCAgcttttcttttgtttttccgAACGCGACACACGCACGTTACCCCTTACACGCTCTAG